In the genome of Desulfonauticus submarinus, the window GTATTAAAACAATATGAACAAAAAGGTGTAAAGATAGGAGATGATAAAACTCATTTTCAACCAGGAGATATAGTCTTAATTCGGGCTCATGGAATACCTTTTGGATTAGAACAAAATCTAAAACAAAAACAGATAAAAATTATTGATGCCACCTGTCCTAAAGTTAAAAAGGCCCAACTCTTAATCCAAGAACAATCTAAAAAACGCGTGCTTCTTTTATATGGAGAAAAAAATCATCCAGAAGTAAAAGGATTACTTAGTTATGCTCAAAATCAAATAATTTTGTTTGAAAGCCTGCAAGAATTATTAAATCTACAACTCAACTCTAATTTAGAATATGTTTTAGCCGCCCAAACTACTCAAGACCAAAATGAATTTTATCAAATTCAAGATTATTTAAAAAGACAAAATATTTCTTTTATAGCTTTAAATACCATTTGTAATGCAACAGAAGAAAGACAAAAAGAAGCAATAGAACTAGCCAAAAAAGTAGATTTTATGATTGTAGTAGGTGGAAAAATAAGTGGAAATACAAGAAGATTAGCCAAAGTTGTCTCTAAATATGCACCATATCTTCATATTGAAACTTCTCTAGAATTGGACTTAAATGAACTATCCAAGTATTCTACAATAGGAATTACAGCAGGAGCATCTACACCACAAGAAATAATTGATGAAGTAATTTTAAAATTAAAAAAATAAAGTTAATCAAAATCA includes:
- the ispH gene encoding 4-hydroxy-3-methylbut-2-enyl diphosphate reductase — translated: MTQNILLAPKAGFCMGVSLALKKLDKAILDNPNCKIYTLGPIIHNPQVLKQYEQKGVKIGDDKTHFQPGDIVLIRAHGIPFGLEQNLKQKQIKIIDATCPKVKKAQLLIQEQSKKRVLLLYGEKNHPEVKGLLSYAQNQIILFESLQELLNLQLNSNLEYVLAAQTTQDQNEFYQIQDYLKRQNISFIALNTICNATEERQKEAIELAKKVDFMIVVGGKISGNTRRLAKVVSKYAPYLHIETSLELDLNELSKYSTIGITAGASTPQEIIDEVILKLKK